From Woronichinia naegeliana WA131, the proteins below share one genomic window:
- a CDS encoding GNAT family N-acetyltransferase: MIDYRTAQEFLPGFQLIQGERRDKPLLLKFLQQTYQELFPQQQDFSHLIQTVDQYFSSRSRLWLVTLQSSPLEPLDADAAIAALWLGNAINQVTGKRYTHIFMLYVLPPYRRQGIAKALLKTAQQWAQQRGDQQIGLQVFSHNQAALNLYKQMNFQTQAVLLFKPLSSHHQADD, from the coding sequence ATGATTGATTACCGAACTGCTCAGGAATTCCTACCAGGCTTCCAACTTATTCAAGGTGAAAGACGGGATAAACCACTCTTATTAAAATTTCTTCAGCAAACCTATCAGGAATTATTTCCTCAGCAACAGGACTTCAGCCATTTAATTCAAACGGTAGATCAATATTTTTCCTCTCGTTCTCGTCTCTGGCTGGTGACCCTTCAATCTTCTCCTTTAGAACCTTTAGATGCGGATGCAGCGATCGCCGCTCTCTGGCTGGGAAATGCGATCAATCAGGTGACAGGTAAACGCTATACCCACATTTTTATGCTTTATGTTTTGCCTCCCTATCGTCGTCAAGGGATTGCTAAAGCCTTATTAAAAACTGCTCAACAATGGGCCCAACAACGAGGAGATCAACAAATTGGACTTCAAGTTTTTTCCCATAATCAAGCTGCCTTAAACTTGTATAAGCAAATGAATTTTCAGACCCAAGCAGTACTCCTTTTTAAACCGTTGTCTAGCCACCATCAAGCTGATGATTAG
- the map gene encoding type I methionyl aminopeptidase, which yields MNILSNLFSSSKTQDLPAKTTSSPSNAKSAKASKHRKKQRGAELKTPQELVIMRQSAAIVATVLKEIAEQAKPGMTTGELDAYAEKRIRELGATPSFKGYHGFPASICTCINSEVVHGIPSRKKVIRAGDLLKVDTGAYFQGFHGDSCITIPIGKVSQKADRLVRVAEEAMYQGIEQVKAGHFLLDIAGAIEDCVKKYGYSVVEEFTGHGVGRNLHEDPCVFNFRTRQLPNVQLKAGMTLAIEPIVNAGSKFTRTLRDRWTVVTVDNALSAQFEHTVLVTATGYEILTDRSKI from the coding sequence ATGAACATTCTTTCCAACCTTTTCTCGTCGTCCAAAACCCAGGATCTGCCAGCCAAAACGACCTCCTCACCTTCAAACGCGAAGTCAGCAAAAGCCTCCAAACACAGGAAAAAGCAACGAGGGGCCGAACTTAAAACGCCTCAGGAACTGGTCATCATGCGACAGTCCGCAGCGATCGTGGCAACGGTGTTGAAGGAAATTGCAGAACAGGCTAAACCAGGCATGACCACAGGAGAACTGGATGCCTATGCTGAAAAGCGCATTAGAGAGTTAGGAGCGACCCCCAGTTTTAAAGGCTATCACGGCTTTCCGGCCTCAATTTGTACCTGTATTAACTCGGAGGTGGTGCATGGTATTCCCAGTCGCAAAAAGGTGATTCGGGCGGGCGATCTCTTAAAAGTGGATACAGGAGCCTATTTTCAGGGTTTTCACGGAGATTCTTGCATCACCATTCCCATTGGTAAAGTTTCTCAGAAAGCCGATCGCTTGGTACGGGTGGCAGAGGAGGCCATGTATCAAGGGATTGAACAGGTTAAGGCGGGCCATTTTCTCCTAGATATTGCGGGAGCGATCGAAGACTGTGTGAAAAAATATGGTTACAGTGTGGTGGAAGAGTTTACTGGCCATGGTGTGGGACGCAACTTACACGAAGATCCCTGTGTCTTTAATTTCCGAACCCGTCAATTACCTAATGTGCAACTTAAAGCTGGCATGACCCTGGCTATTGAACCAATTGTCAATGCTGGTTCTAAATTTACCCGTACCCTCCGCGATCGCTGGACAGTTGTCACTGTCGATAATGCCCTTTCTGCCCAATTTGAACATACGGTTTTAGTAACCGCAACGGGCTATGAAATTCTAACGGATCGCAGTAAAATCTAG
- a CDS encoding DUF4327 family protein, translating into MFITAAEKPFQLKYSISDIREEARQLVCKGLLHRQQPIYTLCQYIPAREWPAVECELERHDYLLRDHLIDLLAKEVWLTD; encoded by the coding sequence ATGTTCATCACCGCCGCCGAAAAGCCATTCCAATTAAAATATTCCATTAGTGATATTCGAGAAGAAGCTCGGCAACTGGTTTGCAAAGGCTTACTTCACCGCCAACAACCGATCTATACGCTGTGTCAGTACATTCCCGCACGAGAATGGCCTGCGGTAGAATGCGAATTGGAACGCCACGACTATCTCCTCCGCGATCACCTGATTGACCTATTGGCCAAAGAAGTTTGGTTAACTGACTAG
- a CDS encoding glycosyltransferase, producing MVDFSRQAIAFISDYADPTAEIGMEEAGGQNIYVRQIGESLAELGWQVDIFTRKSHPQEAVIVQHSPHCRTIRLKAGPETFIPRNDLFEYMPAFLDAFHAFQTKNAIRYPLVHTNYWLSAWVGLQLQQDNNVQLIHTYHSLGAVKYETMQYRPAIAPTRLAVEQEVLEKASCIVATSPQEKEALRNLVSESGQIEVIPCGTTAQFHSLPKLAARKKLGWDSQEKIILYVGRFAARKGIETLVRACANLKAQGHQNLKLVLVGGSTIERLDGQERKRIEQLVTDLNISQETLFAGRVDHDWLPWYYSAADVCVIPSYYEPFGLVAIEAIACGTPVIASKVGGLRFTVHPEETGLLVPPRDVEALAQGIERVIGDELWAKKLKKQASYDLNPRFSWQNSAMQLSDLYRYILARSIMHDQPWNPKVSRLATLPSLVEIAAI from the coding sequence ATGGTAGATTTCAGCCGTCAAGCGATCGCCTTTATTTCCGACTATGCCGATCCCACCGCCGAGATTGGCATGGAGGAAGCTGGAGGACAAAATATTTATGTTCGTCAAATCGGAGAAAGTTTGGCGGAACTAGGCTGGCAAGTTGATATCTTTACCCGTAAAAGCCATCCCCAGGAAGCGGTCATTGTTCAACATTCGCCTCACTGTCGTACTATTCGGCTCAAAGCGGGGCCAGAAACCTTTATTCCAAGGAATGACCTTTTTGAATATATGCCGGCTTTCTTGGATGCTTTTCATGCCTTTCAAACCAAGAATGCCATTCGCTATCCTTTAGTGCATACAAACTACTGGCTGTCTGCTTGGGTTGGACTGCAACTGCAACAAGATAACAATGTTCAACTTATTCATACTTATCATTCTCTAGGGGCTGTTAAATATGAAACCATGCAGTATCGTCCCGCGATCGCCCCGACTCGTCTAGCGGTAGAACAAGAAGTTTTAGAGAAAGCTAGTTGTATTGTGGCGACTAGCCCCCAGGAAAAAGAAGCTCTTCGTAATCTAGTCTCTGAGTCCGGTCAAATTGAAGTTATTCCCTGTGGAACAACGGCCCAATTTCATAGTTTGCCGAAACTAGCCGCCAGGAAAAAGTTAGGTTGGGATAGTCAGGAAAAAATCATTCTCTATGTGGGACGTTTTGCTGCTCGTAAAGGCATTGAAACATTAGTACGAGCCTGCGCCAATTTGAAAGCTCAGGGACATCAAAACCTAAAGTTAGTCTTAGTGGGTGGCAGCACTATCGAACGCTTAGATGGTCAGGAAAGAAAACGTATTGAACAATTAGTCACTGATCTGAATATCAGTCAAGAAACCTTATTTGCGGGACGGGTTGACCATGATTGGTTGCCCTGGTATTACAGCGCGGCAGATGTTTGTGTCATTCCTAGTTACTATGAACCCTTTGGTTTGGTTGCCATTGAGGCGATCGCCTGTGGAACGCCAGTCATTGCCTCTAAAGTAGGGGGTTTGCGTTTTACTGTGCATCCCGAAGAAACTGGTTTGTTAGTGCCACCCAGGGATGTGGAAGCCCTAGCCCAAGGCATTGAGCGAGTAATTGGGGATGAACTCTGGGCGAAAAAGTTAAAAAAACAAGCCAGCTATGATCTCAACCCCCGTTTTAGTTGGCAAAATTCCGCTATGCAACTGAGTGATCTTTATCGTTATATCTTGGCTCGTTCTATCATGCACGACCAACCCTGGAATCCCAAAGTTTCCCGCCTAGCTACATTACCCAGTCTGGTCGAGATTGCAGCTATTTAA
- a CDS encoding glycosyltransferase family 2 protein, translating into MVLVSVCIPTYNRAHYLTYAVQSVLNQDFTDFELIICDDGSTDSTSELIQKWTDPRLRYLRHPKNIGRSRNMRSGFEIAKGDYFIKFDDDDALTSDFLRKTVSILEKFPQVDFVCTNHWVINADNQRMLEATQENCIKWGKDQLKEGIIADLLEETFLKQSLQIGSTLFRRSCLQAVNFMRADLTMCEDYDVLIRLALQGAVGYFLPEYLMEYRFHTGQSSLAQSLTFLEAKLICLESYTFPLPYLEQHRLKKIAETQEDLALRLLESGETQEGRALLKISLASLGWSKRSLLGLMLSYLSPQLRQQLFHCFRQLRPQDYSEKVRMMERAED; encoded by the coding sequence ATGGTCTTAGTCTCCGTTTGCATTCCCACCTACAATCGCGCTCATTATTTAACCTACGCAGTGCAAAGTGTTCTTAATCAAGATTTCACTGATTTTGAATTAATCATCTGTGATGATGGCTCCACGGATTCTACCTCGGAATTGATACAAAAATGGACAGATCCACGTTTGCGTTATCTTCGTCATCCTAAAAATATTGGCCGCAGCCGTAATATGCGATCAGGTTTTGAAATCGCGAAGGGTGACTATTTTATTAAATTTGATGATGATGATGCCTTAACCTCCGATTTTTTAAGAAAGACCGTTTCTATTTTAGAAAAATTTCCCCAGGTTGATTTTGTTTGTACGAATCATTGGGTGATTAACGCTGACAATCAACGGATGCTAGAAGCAACTCAAGAAAATTGTATTAAATGGGGCAAGGATCAATTAAAAGAAGGGATTATTGCCGATCTTCTAGAGGAAACTTTTTTAAAGCAAAGTTTACAAATTGGCTCTACTCTTTTTCGTCGTTCCTGTTTACAAGCCGTTAATTTTATGCGTGCTGATTTAACAATGTGTGAAGACTATGATGTCTTAATTCGTCTAGCATTACAGGGAGCAGTGGGCTATTTTTTACCAGAATATTTAATGGAATATCGTTTTCATACAGGTCAAAGTAGTTTGGCGCAAAGCTTAACCTTTTTAGAAGCTAAATTAATCTGTTTAGAAAGTTATACTTTTCCGCTCCCCTATCTCGAACAGCATCGACTCAAAAAAATTGCCGAAACTCAAGAAGATTTAGCCCTGCGTTTGCTGGAATCAGGAGAAACTCAGGAAGGTCGTGCTTTATTAAAAATTTCCCTAGCCTCTTTGGGATGGTCAAAGCGATCGCTATTGGGCTTAATGCTCTCCTATTTATCTCCCCAACTGCGTCAACAACTCTTTCATTGTTTTCGTCAGCTACGTCCCCAAGATTATAGTGAGAAAGTCAGGATGATGGAAAGAGCAGAAGATTAG
- the lpdA gene encoding dihydrolipoyl dehydrogenase, with amino-acid sequence MSQVFDYDLVIVGAGVGGHGAALHAVKCGLKTAIIEAKDMGGTCVNRGCIPSKALLAASGRVRELQDSDHLKHLGIQVGGVAFERSAIAAHATDLVNKIRGDLTNSLTRLKVETIRGWGKVAGPQKVSVITDSGEKILTAANIMLCPGSVPFVPPGIEIDHQTVFTSDEAVKLETLPKWIAIIGSGYIGLEFSDVYTALGCEVTMIEALDVLMPGFDTEIAKIAERVLIKPRDIETYVSTLAKTVKPGNPVVIELADAKTKEVVETLEVDACLVATGRVPATKNLGLETVGVEVDRRGFIAVNDQMAVLKDGEPVPYLWAVGDATGKMMLAHAASGQGVVAIENICGRPKSIDYRCIPAAAFTHPEISYVGLTEAQAKELGETEGFKVATAKTYYKGNSKALAELETEGMAKVVYRQDTGELLGVHIIGIHASDLIQEAANAIAARQSVKELAFQVHAHPTLSEVLDEAYKRATSQSM; translated from the coding sequence ATGAGTCAAGTCTTTGATTATGATCTCGTTATCGTTGGGGCTGGTGTTGGGGGCCATGGGGCTGCCTTACACGCTGTTAAGTGTGGACTAAAAACCGCCATTATTGAGGCGAAGGATATGGGAGGAACCTGCGTTAATCGGGGTTGTATCCCGTCTAAGGCGTTACTGGCTGCCTCCGGTCGGGTTAGAGAACTACAGGATAGTGATCACCTCAAGCATTTAGGCATTCAAGTGGGAGGGGTGGCTTTTGAACGATCGGCGATCGCGGCCCATGCGACGGACTTAGTCAATAAAATTCGGGGGGACTTAACCAATAGTTTGACCCGCTTGAAAGTGGAAACTATTAGAGGCTGGGGAAAAGTGGCTGGCCCGCAAAAAGTCAGCGTGATCACCGATAGTGGGGAAAAAATTCTCACCGCCGCCAATATTATGCTCTGTCCGGGTTCGGTTCCCTTTGTTCCTCCAGGTATCGAGATCGATCATCAGACTGTCTTTACCAGCGATGAAGCCGTAAAATTGGAAACCTTGCCCAAGTGGATTGCCATTATCGGCAGTGGCTATATTGGTTTAGAGTTTTCTGACGTTTATACGGCTCTCGGTTGTGAAGTGACGATGATCGAAGCCTTAGATGTGTTAATGCCAGGCTTTGATACGGAAATTGCCAAAATTGCCGAACGGGTACTGATTAAACCCCGCGATATTGAAACCTACGTGAGTACTTTGGCCAAGACCGTTAAACCCGGTAATCCCGTTGTCATTGAATTAGCCGATGCCAAAACCAAAGAAGTCGTTGAAACCTTGGAAGTGGATGCCTGTCTTGTCGCAACAGGTCGTGTTCCCGCAACCAAAAATCTTGGTTTAGAAACGGTGGGCGTGGAAGTGGATCGTCGTGGTTTTATTGCTGTTAATGACCAAATGGCGGTACTCAAAGACGGAGAACCGGTTCCCTATCTCTGGGCTGTGGGAGATGCAACGGGTAAAATGATGTTGGCTCATGCGGCCTCTGGTCAGGGAGTCGTGGCGATCGAAAATATTTGTGGTCGGCCCAAAAGCATCGACTATCGTTGTATTCCGGCAGCGGCCTTTACCCATCCTGAAATTAGCTATGTGGGTTTAACTGAAGCTCAGGCTAAGGAATTAGGAGAAACCGAGGGTTTTAAAGTGGCTACCGCCAAAACCTACTATAAGGGGAATTCCAAAGCTTTAGCAGAACTGGAAACGGAAGGCATGGCTAAAGTCGTCTATCGTCAAGATACTGGAGAATTGCTTGGTGTTCATATCATCGGTATTCATGCCTCGGACTTGATTCAAGAAGCCGCCAATGCGATCGCTGCCCGTCAATCCGTTAAAGAATTGGCCTTTCAGGTTCACGCTCACCCCACCCTCTCAGAAGTTCTGGACGAGGCTTACAAACGCGCTACTAGTCAGTCAATGTAG
- a CDS encoding transposase has translation MLEWWTKNFASCELGDERLNNRAFSIGKKLSEGFGKALSEVFKGGNELKRAYEFLGIRKQTLSR, from the coding sequence ATGTTGGAATGGTGGACAAAAAACTTTGCCAGTTGTGAATTGGGAGACGAGAGGCTAAACAATCGTGCCTTCTCGATTGGGAAAAAGTTAAGTGAGGGGTTTGGAAAAGCCTTATCAGAAGTGTTTAAGGGAGGAAACGAGTTAAAGAGGGCCTATGAATTTTTGGGAATCCGAAAACAGACTTTGTCAAGATAA
- a CDS encoding IS4 family transposase, translated as MTTAAVEEYKIMLSVGDTTFLDYRNIKEKREGYGPTGKGGNGLILHSALAIEPEKGQVLGLLWQKLWNREVKEKPPTDETAKQKKERQKEQRKAARQRPFEEKESYKWVEALNTCEKQVESSTRVIHVFDREGDVSEVFDSVRQLKHTGVLVRASHNRSLDKNSERLWQHLESEPIRFHQEIEIPSTGKRKARKVKLAVRFCSVNLRTPYRFDNRDPLNVYAVYATEIDCPEGETPLSWMLLTTEVVETIEMAVTILRWYTYRWRVEEFHKVLKSGCQSERYRLASDGMKTLLGFLSVIAVELLHVTYLHRTQPDALAIEILNPLQLQVLKAAASQKLPPILTVAWAVESVAFLGGYLEHRRKTPLGIQVLWRGWLKLHDLCQGWQLAIRT; from the coding sequence ATGACAACTGCCGCCGTAGAAGAATATAAGATAATGCTATCAGTCGGAGATACGACCTTCTTAGATTATCGCAATATCAAGGAAAAAAGGGAAGGGTATGGGCCGACTGGAAAAGGAGGGAATGGATTAATACTGCATAGTGCTTTAGCAATTGAGCCAGAAAAAGGACAAGTATTAGGTTTATTATGGCAAAAACTGTGGAATAGGGAGGTAAAAGAAAAGCCCCCAACAGATGAAACGGCGAAGCAGAAAAAAGAAAGACAGAAAGAACAAAGAAAAGCAGCTCGTCAAAGACCATTTGAGGAAAAAGAATCCTACAAATGGGTAGAGGCTCTAAACACCTGTGAGAAACAGGTAGAAAGTTCAACGAGGGTAATTCATGTATTTGACAGAGAAGGAGATGTTTCAGAAGTCTTTGACTCAGTGCGTCAACTCAAGCATACAGGAGTGCTGGTCAGAGCGTCTCATAATCGTAGTTTAGACAAAAATAGTGAACGACTTTGGCAACATTTGGAATCAGAACCGATTCGTTTTCATCAAGAAATCGAGATTCCGAGTACAGGAAAAAGAAAAGCACGGAAGGTTAAGCTTGCCGTCCGATTTTGCTCAGTTAATCTACGAACTCCCTATCGTTTTGATAATCGTGACCCGTTGAATGTCTATGCTGTTTATGCGACAGAAATCGATTGTCCCGAAGGCGAAACTCCTTTATCTTGGATGCTTCTGACTACAGAAGTTGTTGAGACTATTGAGATGGCTGTCACTATTCTTCGTTGGTACACCTACCGATGGCGGGTTGAAGAATTTCATAAAGTCCTTAAGTCTGGTTGTCAGAGTGAGCGTTATCGACTTGCCTCTGATGGAATGAAAACTCTTTTGGGTTTTTTAAGTGTCATTGCTGTTGAACTTTTACACGTTACTTATCTTCATCGTACCCAGCCCGATGCTCTCGCGATTGAAATTCTTAATCCTCTTCAACTTCAGGTGTTAAAAGCAGCCGCCTCTCAAAAACTTCCCCCTATTTTGACTGTTGCTTGGGCTGTCGAGTCTGTTGCTTTTCTTGGTGGTTATCTTGAACATCGTCGTAAAACTCCTCTCGGTATCCAAGTCCTTTGGCGCGGTTGGTTGAAGTTGCATGACCTTTGCCAAGGCTGGCAGCTTGCAATCCGCACTTAA
- a CDS encoding ISAs1 family transposase — protein MPRLAACNPHLTGKVRTIDKGHGRIEIRRCWTMEQTEFLLGAEKWAKLTSICMIQAERRLKDKTEYETRYYISSLPSNAQKLSQSVRSHWLIENSLHWVLDLAFNEDACRIRKDFAPENLAVLRHIALNLLTKENTLKLGIKNKRLRAGWDEDYLLKVLLG, from the coding sequence TTGCCAAGGCTGGCAGCTTGCAATCCGCACTTAACGGGAAAAGTCAGAACAATAGACAAGGGACATGGACGGATTGAAATTCGCCGTTGCTGGACGATGGAACAAACAGAATTTTTGCTGGGTGCGGAGAAATGGGCAAAGTTGACGAGCATCTGTATGATTCAAGCGGAGAGACGATTGAAAGACAAAACAGAGTATGAGACTCGCTACTATATCAGTAGCCTGCCGAGTAATGCTCAAAAATTATCCCAATCTGTTCGTAGTCATTGGTTGATAGAAAACTCTTTACATTGGGTTCTAGACTTGGCCTTCAACGAGGATGCTTGTCGCATTCGTAAGGATTTTGCTCCTGAGAATTTAGCCGTCTTACGCCATATCGCTCTTAACTTGCTCACAAAGGAAAATACTCTGAAACTTGGTATCAAGAATAAACGGCTACGCGCTGGTTGGGACGAGGACTATCTCCTTAAGGTTTTACTCGGATAA
- a CDS encoding IS1634 family transposase, with product MNNLNIKDLDHLGIVAGIIDEMGLVEIIDEEVGTHPQEKLSVGTIVKAMILNCLGCINAPLYLLSEFFKGKALEHLLGEGIKAEDLNDDKLGRSLDKVFGVGVKNRFTKIVLKAAAIFGIEQKSKHLDSTSMSVQGKYKERIEDEEDEQTKAIKIKFGYSRDKRPDLKQFMLNMICSGDGGVPLFMQLGDGNESDKKVFPQIIKDCQERLNMEGLSVMDGAFYTAENVGIARSIQWLSRVPLKEATETLANISEDQWQQGEQDGYRWQVRASEYGGEQQRWLVVESAQRIQSDNKAISQKIEKADKVVKKEWQKLCGQNFACEADALTEAQLWPKTLTYHQLSQVEVQTIPYYAKGGRPKQGATPLGFHYRLTGQLSLDSSCLEAASKRAGRFILATNVLDSQVLSPDQMLAEYKAQQNTERGFRFLKDPFFFASALFLKNPQRIMALMMIMVVSLLVYTLAQRRLRQALALAHQTIPNQKGKPTAIPTLLWVFQSFLFIRWLEIGGIQTIVNLTSKHKHILSFLGSSCQKYYFVS from the coding sequence ATGAATAACCTAAATATTAAAGACCTCGACCACTTAGGAATCGTAGCGGGAATTATAGATGAAATGGGTTTAGTAGAAATTATCGATGAGGAAGTGGGAACTCATCCTCAAGAAAAGCTCAGTGTAGGTACAATAGTAAAAGCAATGATATTAAACTGCTTAGGATGTATCAATGCTCCGTTATATTTGTTGAGTGAGTTTTTTAAAGGAAAAGCATTAGAACACCTATTAGGAGAAGGAATAAAAGCAGAAGATTTAAATGATGACAAGCTAGGAAGGTCATTGGATAAGGTATTTGGAGTGGGGGTAAAAAACCGGTTCACGAAAATAGTCCTAAAAGCGGCAGCAATCTTTGGAATAGAACAAAAGTCAAAGCATTTAGACTCAACCTCAATGTCTGTACAAGGGAAGTATAAGGAAAGGATAGAAGATGAGGAAGACGAGCAGACAAAAGCCATAAAAATAAAATTTGGTTATTCCAGAGATAAACGACCAGACCTAAAACAGTTTATGTTAAATATGATATGTAGTGGAGATGGTGGTGTCCCTCTCTTTATGCAATTAGGAGATGGCAATGAATCGGATAAAAAGGTGTTTCCCCAGATAATCAAAGACTGTCAAGAAAGGTTGAATATGGAAGGTTTATCGGTGATGGATGGAGCTTTTTATACGGCGGAAAATGTGGGCATAGCGAGGTCAATTCAATGGTTAAGTCGTGTCCCTCTGAAAGAAGCCACTGAGACTTTGGCAAATATATCAGAAGACCAATGGCAGCAGGGTGAACAGGACGGTTATCGTTGGCAAGTGAGGGCTTCGGAATATGGGGGTGAACAGCAACGATGGCTTGTGGTCGAAAGTGCTCAACGTATCCAGTCCGATAATAAAGCTATAAGTCAAAAAATTGAGAAAGCCGATAAAGTTGTCAAAAAAGAATGGCAGAAACTTTGTGGACAGAATTTTGCTTGTGAGGCCGATGCTCTTACTGAGGCTCAACTCTGGCCAAAAACCTTGACTTATCATCAACTCAGTCAAGTTGAGGTTCAGACTATTCCTTACTATGCCAAGGGAGGAAGACCGAAACAAGGGGCTACCCCTCTCGGTTTTCATTACCGCTTAACTGGGCAATTAAGCCTTGATTCCTCTTGCTTGGAAGCCGCATCTAAACGGGCTGGACGTTTTATTTTAGCTACTAATGTTCTTGATTCTCAGGTTTTGAGTCCCGACCAGATGTTGGCTGAATATAAGGCTCAACAAAACACCGAGCGCGGCTTTCGCTTTCTCAAAGACCCTTTCTTTTTTGCCTCTGCTCTTTTTCTCAAGAATCCTCAACGCATTATGGCTTTGATGATGATTATGGTTGTCTCTTTATTGGTTTATACTTTGGCACAACGTCGCCTACGACAGGCTTTGGCTCTTGCCCATCAGACTATTCCTAATCAAAAGGGTAAACCGACCGCCATTCCCACTCTGCTTTGGGTCTTTCAGTCTTTTCTGTTTATCCGTTGGTTAGAGATTGGCGGCATTCAAACTATCGTTAATTTGACCTCCAAACACAAACATATTCTTTCCTTTCTTGGCTCTTCATGTCAAAAGTACTACTTTGTCTCTTGA
- a CDS encoding IS1 family transposase → MSTLNKSSIDLLSDIGLPQEKEEALFQKNCPHCYSEKVKIHSHYQTKGNGERKMFICQECGSCFAETYGSVIAGLETPLSEIVKVLKARMEGIGLNAAARVFGYAKTTILNWEKKLSGLQETLFLYALVNEFVKLVIEGDELYTKVGKNKEASASEGWTIVLMDRASRFIWHLKCGKKEQKLFLEAMMTVAELFERSAESLQLFTDGEKRYSQLLFNICHEVLRTGKRGRPTKVLPKGMVVRLKNKSSKRRDSEGKLEKVETPKTEHPETTEKPEDKDVHANHVEAFNSSLRRYLAAFRRRTNTYAKSVVGLQRVLDIFWMVHNFVRSHFTTKKVPAVALGIIQKGLTWEDLLQIRLIC, encoded by the coding sequence ATGTCAACATTGAATAAAAGCTCAATTGACCTCCTAAGTGATATTGGCTTACCTCAAGAGAAAGAGGAAGCCTTATTTCAGAAAAACTGCCCTCATTGCTATAGTGAAAAAGTAAAAATACATTCTCATTACCAAACGAAAGGTAACGGGGAACGTAAAATGTTCATCTGTCAAGAATGTGGTTCTTGTTTTGCTGAGACTTATGGTAGCGTAATCGCTGGCTTAGAAACCCCATTAAGTGAAATTGTAAAAGTATTAAAAGCCAGAATGGAAGGAATAGGATTAAATGCAGCAGCCCGAGTATTCGGCTACGCAAAAACAACAATATTGAATTGGGAAAAGAAATTATCAGGATTACAAGAGACATTATTTTTATACGCCTTAGTGAATGAATTTGTTAAATTAGTAATAGAAGGGGATGAACTATACACAAAAGTTGGAAAAAATAAAGAAGCAAGTGCCTCTGAGGGGTGGACAATCGTGCTCATGGACAGGGCTAGCCGCTTTATTTGGCATTTAAAATGTGGTAAAAAAGAGCAGAAATTATTTCTAGAAGCAATGATGACGGTAGCGGAATTATTTGAAAGGAGTGCAGAATCTCTCCAGTTATTTACAGATGGAGAAAAGCGATATAGTCAACTGCTATTTAATATTTGTCACGAAGTATTAAGGACTGGGAAGCGAGGTCGTCCCACCAAAGTATTACCGAAGGGTATGGTGGTAAGATTAAAAAATAAGAGTAGTAAACGTCGAGATTCTGAGGGTAAACTAGAGAAAGTAGAAACTCCGAAAACTGAACATCCTGAGACAACAGAAAAACCAGAAGACAAGGATGTTCATGCCAACCACGTTGAGGCATTTAATAGTTCTCTACGACGCTATTTAGCCGCCTTTCGTCGTCGAACAAATACTTATGCTAAATCTGTTGTGGGATTACAGCGAGTGCTAGATATTTTCTGGATGGTTCATAACTTTGTTCGCAGCCATTTTACGACGAAAAAAGTTCCTGCGGTAGCTCTCGGTATAATTCAAAAAGGGTTAACTTGGGAGGACTTACTCCAAATTCGCCTGATTTGTTGA
- a CDS encoding helix-turn-helix domain-containing protein produces MTMLTLNFLDQKTKKELQKALKTEEHAVTRERILIMLLRNEGKTYDEISGLLECCKRQVWYWCNNGNPKEIESLRDKRKKGNHRKVTEEGTGIV; encoded by the coding sequence ATGACTATGCTGACGTTAAACTTCTTAGACCAAAAGACCAAGAAAGAGCTACAAAAAGCCCTTAAAACGGAAGAGCACGCAGTTACAAGAGAGAGAATATTGATTATGTTACTGAGAAATGAAGGAAAAACGTATGATGAAATATCAGGATTATTAGAATGTTGCAAACGACAAGTGTGGTACTGGTGTAATAATGGAAATCCGAAAGAGATAGAAAGCTTAAGAGACAAAAGAAAAAAAGGAAATCACAGAAAAGTAACAGAAGAAGGTACTGGTATCGTGTGA